In Natronococcus occultus SP4, the following proteins share a genomic window:
- a CDS encoding DUF1102 domain-containing protein, translated as MERRKFLIGAGSTAIGASALVGTGAFSSVTSTREMSVRAVNDANAYLGLKEVPDSPNSSYVDEDEGHLRIRMDEDNETEGGGTGVNSNSVTIFKDLFRIRNQGKQTIHVFVFLVGPKTGNVGLFNGGTTSPLWATTLEVGEYEDVGLLTNTFGVDSSDPAQLVNDMIIVAVGEDNPEGGDHEAAARDLAPDDAEANKEVPDDELNE; from the coding sequence ATGGAACGACGTAAATTCCTGATCGGTGCGGGGAGTACAGCTATCGGAGCAAGTGCGCTTGTCGGCACGGGCGCGTTCAGTTCGGTCACGTCTACACGTGAGATGAGTGTTCGGGCCGTTAATGACGCAAATGCATACCTCGGCCTCAAAGAGGTTCCTGACAGCCCTAACAGTAGTTACGTTGACGAAGATGAGGGCCATCTCCGAATCCGGATGGACGAGGACAATGAGACGGAGGGTGGTGGCACTGGGGTCAACTCCAATTCAGTTACCATCTTCAAGGACCTCTTCAGGATTCGTAACCAGGGGAAGCAAACAATCCACGTGTTTGTCTTCCTGGTGGGTCCAAAAACGGGCAACGTCGGGCTCTTCAACGGTGGCACCACATCGCCGCTTTGGGCCACGACACTTGAAGTGGGCGAATACGAGGACGTTGGGTTGCTCACCAATACGTTCGGAGTCGATTCTAGCGATCCTGCACAGTTAGTCAATGATATGATCATCGTTGCTGTTGGAGAGGACAATCCGGAAGGCGGTGATCACGAGGCTGCTGCAAGAGACCTCGCACCGGACGACGCTGAGGCAAACAAGGAAGTTCCAGATGACGAACTGAACGAGTAG
- a CDS encoding 3-dehydroquinate synthase II, which yields MTRAVWVKADDAVGDWDARRARITAALEAGADWVLVDEDDVERVRELGEINVAAFRTDGDVTLVDDVDDVDVVDEAETESEPESTAEPDAVVVGKDGEGDGTIDLPGDLSGSADLSTLRREGELDRGAYVRILGKEYEAFAESAAQEADHTIVVGEDWTIIPLENLIARIGDETELVAGVTSADEARTAFETLELGADAVLLDSDDPDEIRRTVEVRDEAERESLELEYADVLDIEQIGSADRVCVDTGSLLEHDEGMLVGSMARGLVFVHAETAESPYVASRPFRVNAGAVHAYVRTPDGGTKYLSELQSGDEVQVVDTDGNTREAIVGRVKIEQRPMFRIALETADGDRVETLLQNAETIKVPTSEGRKAVTELEAGDELLLYYEDTARHFGEAVEESIIEK from the coding sequence ATGACGAGAGCTGTCTGGGTCAAAGCCGACGACGCCGTCGGCGACTGGGACGCCCGCCGCGCACGGATCACGGCCGCGCTCGAGGCGGGCGCGGACTGGGTACTGGTCGACGAGGACGACGTCGAACGCGTCCGCGAACTCGGCGAGATCAACGTCGCGGCGTTTCGCACCGACGGGGACGTCACGCTGGTCGACGACGTCGACGACGTCGACGTCGTCGACGAGGCCGAGACCGAATCGGAGCCGGAGTCGACCGCCGAACCCGACGCCGTCGTCGTCGGCAAGGACGGCGAGGGTGACGGAACGATCGATCTTCCGGGCGACCTCTCGGGCTCGGCCGATCTCTCGACGCTGCGCCGCGAGGGCGAGCTGGATCGGGGCGCGTACGTCCGCATCCTCGGAAAGGAGTACGAGGCCTTCGCCGAGTCGGCCGCCCAGGAGGCCGACCACACGATCGTCGTCGGCGAGGACTGGACGATCATCCCGCTGGAGAACCTGATCGCACGCATCGGCGACGAGACCGAACTCGTCGCGGGGGTCACCTCCGCCGACGAGGCCAGAACCGCCTTCGAGACCCTTGAGCTCGGCGCCGACGCCGTGTTGCTGGATTCGGACGACCCCGACGAGATCCGCCGTACCGTCGAGGTGCGCGACGAGGCCGAACGCGAGTCCCTGGAGCTGGAGTACGCCGACGTCCTCGATATCGAGCAGATCGGCAGCGCCGACCGGGTCTGTGTCGACACCGGCTCCCTGCTCGAACACGACGAGGGGATGCTCGTCGGCTCGATGGCCCGCGGGCTCGTCTTCGTCCACGCCGAGACCGCCGAATCGCCGTACGTCGCCTCCCGTCCGTTCCGGGTCAACGCGGGCGCAGTCCACGCCTACGTCCGCACGCCCGACGGCGGCACGAAGTACCTCTCGGAGCTACAGAGCGGCGACGAGGTCCAGGTCGTCGACACCGACGGCAACACCCGCGAGGCGATCGTCGGCCGCGTCAAAATCGAGCAGCGACCGATGTTCCGGATCGCCTTAGAGACCGCGGACGGCGATCGCGTCGAGACCCTGCTCCAGAACGCCGAGACGATCAAGGTACCCACGAGCGAGGGGCGGAAGGCGGTGACCGAGCTCGAGGCCGGCGACGAGCTCCTGTTGTACTACGAGGACACGGCGCGGCACTTCGGGGAAGCCGTCGAGGAAAGTATTATCGAGAAGTAA
- a CDS encoding signal peptidase I, whose protein sequence is MGTGQQGGPMRVVTLVAIGVAALALLAIVAGHVLGIPIALSYVETGSMEPTIETGDGFVAVPSAVAGPAEEGDVIVFDAQEIEGGGLTTHRVVEVTEQGYVTQGDANPFTDQDSGEPVVTDGQVAATAHQVNGEPVTIPHLGTAVMGVENGLESSQRWLASTLGTTAVLGTQGLSSLLLAFGLVVLGVSLALERWSGATRERNRERSREDVYDARTLVLGLAALLIVVSLATMVAMSGTTETGIVSAEFDSDRPDVIPMGETESHEYELYNGGVLPTVTIVEPASEGVAVDERTTLGYGENATAAVAYTAPPETGYYLRSVSERTYFAVLPEPIIATLHAIHPWAAMASVTAVLTGIIVAPLALLIGTGTIRTRSRARSRSPGGLND, encoded by the coding sequence ATGGGAACAGGACAGCAGGGGGGACCGATGCGTGTCGTCACGCTCGTCGCGATCGGCGTCGCCGCGCTCGCGTTGCTCGCGATCGTCGCGGGACACGTCCTCGGGATCCCGATCGCGCTCAGCTACGTCGAAACGGGGAGTATGGAGCCGACGATCGAGACCGGCGACGGCTTCGTCGCGGTTCCGTCTGCCGTCGCCGGCCCGGCCGAGGAGGGCGACGTGATCGTCTTCGACGCCCAGGAGATCGAGGGCGGCGGACTCACGACCCACCGGGTCGTCGAGGTTACCGAGCAGGGCTACGTCACCCAGGGCGACGCGAACCCGTTTACCGATCAGGACTCCGGCGAACCCGTCGTCACCGACGGCCAGGTCGCCGCGACGGCGCATCAGGTGAACGGCGAGCCAGTGACGATCCCGCACCTCGGGACGGCGGTAATGGGCGTCGAGAACGGCCTCGAGTCGAGCCAGCGGTGGCTGGCGTCGACGCTCGGGACGACTGCCGTACTCGGCACGCAGGGGCTGTCGTCTCTGTTGCTCGCGTTCGGCCTAGTCGTCCTCGGTGTCTCGCTCGCGCTCGAGCGATGGAGCGGTGCGACCCGCGAGCGCAACCGGGAGCGCTCGCGCGAGGACGTGTACGACGCGCGGACGCTCGTCCTCGGGCTGGCCGCGCTGCTGATCGTCGTCTCGCTGGCGACGATGGTCGCGATGTCGGGGACGACCGAGACGGGGATCGTGAGCGCGGAGTTCGACTCCGATCGCCCCGACGTGATTCCGATGGGCGAGACCGAGAGCCACGAGTACGAGCTGTACAACGGCGGCGTCCTGCCGACCGTGACGATCGTCGAACCGGCGAGCGAGGGGGTCGCCGTCGACGAGCGGACGACGCTCGGCTACGGCGAGAACGCGACGGCGGCCGTCGCCTACACCGCGCCGCCCGAGACGGGGTACTACCTCCGGTCCGTGAGCGAACGCACGTACTTCGCGGTGTTGCCTGAGCCGATAATCGCGACCCTGCACGCGATCCACCCCTGGGCGGCGATGGCGTCGGTGACGGCGGTGCTGACGGGGATAATTGTCGCGCCGCTGGCTCTCCTGATCGGCACCGGTACGATCAGGACGCGTTCGCGAGCGAGATCGCGTTCCCCGGGTGGTCTGAACGACTGA
- a CDS encoding SprT-like domain-containing protein has protein sequence MIEESLTIDDEIRARARIHAREVIDDHDLALEFDALEWAVSGRARRRAGLCRWDADREVATIVLARRAYERYEWAEFAAGVRHELVHALQFQRTGESGHGERFLELAARLEAPRRCRSFTEPRYVLRCLADDCAWTATRHRASKPVKAPDRYRCGDCGDVLEVEHTDSGRTWNAASGYGGAKAALGKDW, from the coding sequence GTGATCGAGGAGTCACTGACAATCGACGACGAGATCCGCGCCCGGGCGCGGATCCACGCCCGCGAGGTGATCGACGACCACGACCTCGCCCTCGAGTTCGACGCGCTCGAGTGGGCGGTGTCGGGACGGGCGCGTCGCCGCGCGGGGCTGTGTCGGTGGGACGCAGATCGCGAGGTGGCGACGATCGTCCTCGCCCGCCGGGCCTACGAGCGCTACGAGTGGGCCGAGTTCGCGGCGGGCGTGCGCCACGAGCTCGTCCACGCCCTGCAGTTCCAGCGCACCGGCGAGTCGGGCCACGGCGAGCGGTTTCTCGAGCTTGCGGCCCGGCTCGAGGCGCCGCGTCGCTGTCGGTCGTTCACCGAGCCCCGGTACGTGCTCCGCTGTCTCGCGGACGACTGCGCGTGGACGGCGACGCGTCATCGCGCGTCGAAGCCGGTGAAGGCGCCAGACCGGTACCGGTGTGGCGACTGCGGGGACGTCCTCGAGGTCGAGCACACGGACAGCGGCCGAACCTGGAACGCCGCGAGCGGGTACGGCGGCGCGAAGGCCGCGCTCGGCAAGGATTGGTGA
- a CDS encoding DUF5305 domain-containing protein — MISDRRRVRLRTALDEWFVVVVVALLALALLGGWGAYGAVADDSDEEFEQRTVEAWSTTGGFDHSATVQAENEVFPVGTELSDRSMYFAEVAPELEATFTYAYDAPDGDVAVVLKADRVIRSVEDVDDEDDRVEHWAVNETTAQEETESLAPGEEQATSFSVDVPETAAEAEEIQEDLNESVGELETVVEVQMAIEGTIDGESVDRVDSYELVVEPDDTTYTVEAPAAEERTEERTEAVAVAGSSGFSGLSSVVLALLGICSVAALGVLGVARRKGTLAPSAAELERIDARYKREAFDDWISRGRLPADVRERSRIEIATLEDLVDVAVDCDRRVIEDERDGRYYVLDDDSLYVYAPEGLEDEESEDEDRVLEPDAQEAEEPTVIGDGSGEGGDALEDDSDDSGS, encoded by the coding sequence GTGATCAGTGACCGACGGCGCGTGCGGCTTCGCACCGCGCTCGACGAGTGGTTCGTCGTGGTGGTCGTCGCCCTGCTCGCACTCGCCCTGCTCGGGGGGTGGGGCGCCTACGGCGCGGTCGCCGACGATAGTGACGAGGAGTTCGAACAACGAACGGTCGAGGCGTGGTCGACGACTGGCGGCTTCGACCATAGCGCGACCGTCCAGGCCGAAAACGAGGTGTTCCCGGTCGGCACCGAGCTCTCGGATCGCTCGATGTACTTCGCCGAGGTCGCACCCGAGCTCGAGGCGACCTTCACGTACGCGTACGACGCGCCCGACGGCGACGTCGCGGTCGTCCTCAAGGCCGACCGCGTGATCCGCTCGGTCGAGGACGTAGACGACGAGGACGACCGCGTCGAGCACTGGGCGGTCAACGAGACGACCGCCCAGGAGGAGACCGAGTCCCTCGCGCCTGGTGAGGAGCAGGCGACGTCGTTCAGCGTCGACGTGCCCGAAACGGCTGCGGAGGCCGAGGAGATCCAGGAGGATCTCAACGAATCCGTGGGCGAGCTCGAGACGGTCGTCGAGGTGCAGATGGCGATCGAGGGGACGATCGACGGCGAGTCGGTCGATCGCGTCGACAGCTACGAGCTGGTCGTCGAGCCCGACGACACGACCTACACGGTCGAGGCGCCCGCGGCCGAGGAACGGACCGAGGAACGAACCGAAGCGGTCGCGGTTGCGGGGAGCTCTGGCTTTAGCGGGCTCAGTTCTGTTGTCCTTGCCCTGCTCGGGATCTGCTCGGTCGCGGCCCTCGGGGTCCTCGGGGTCGCCCGCCGAAAGGGGACCCTCGCGCCCTCGGCGGCTGAACTCGAGCGCATCGACGCCCGCTACAAGCGCGAGGCGTTCGACGACTGGATCTCGCGAGGACGGCTTCCGGCCGACGTCCGCGAGCGCTCGCGGATCGAGATCGCGACCCTCGAGGACCTCGTCGACGTCGCCGTCGACTGCGATCGGCGCGTGATCGAGGACGAGCGCGACGGGCGGTACTACGTCCTCGACGACGACTCGCTGTACGTGTACGCGCCCGAGGGGCTGGAGGATGAAGAGAGCGAGGACGAGGACCGAGTCCTCGAACCCGACGCGCAGGAAGCCGAGGAGCCGACGGTGATCGGTGACGGATCGGGAGAGGGGGGAGACGCCCTCGAGGACGACAGCGACGACTCCGGCTCGTAG
- a CDS encoding HAD family hydrolase, with protein MAAYDAICFDLDSTLCEPTQDPDVVLERAFEDVDRDPFCTPADLRAAVPEVPTVQTAEQFYTELFKAVAERTDADSALAPDLAQRYLEVQDPTAVRFRPGAEDALEYARARGRVGLITNGGRKTQIQKLRALGIADAFDVRVYTDPNAGVYPKPDAAPFERALGALETSPERAIHVGDSLRADVAGANAMGLDSAWIDPGRDDVAREHEPTYELDTLERLESIV; from the coding sequence ATGGCTGCCTACGACGCGATCTGTTTCGATCTCGACAGCACCCTCTGCGAGCCCACGCAGGATCCGGACGTCGTCCTCGAGCGGGCCTTCGAGGACGTCGACCGCGATCCCTTCTGTACGCCTGCCGATCTCCGCGCGGCCGTTCCCGAGGTGCCGACCGTTCAGACTGCCGAGCAGTTCTACACGGAGCTGTTCAAAGCAGTCGCCGAACGGACCGACGCCGACTCCGCACTCGCACCCGATCTGGCACAGCGGTATCTCGAGGTGCAGGATCCGACCGCCGTCCGGTTTCGCCCCGGCGCCGAGGACGCCCTCGAGTACGCCCGTGCCCGCGGACGGGTAGGACTCATTACGAACGGTGGCCGGAAGACCCAGATCCAGAAGCTGCGGGCACTCGGAATCGCGGACGCCTTCGACGTTCGGGTGTACACGGATCCGAACGCCGGCGTCTACCCGAAACCCGACGCCGCGCCGTTCGAGCGGGCGCTGGGCGCGCTCGAGACCAGCCCCGAGCGGGCGATCCACGTCGGCGACTCCCTGCGGGCCGACGTCGCGGGCGCCAACGCGATGGGGCTCGACTCGGCGTGGATCGATCCCGGGCGCGACGACGTCGCCCGCGAACACGAGCCGACCTACGAGCTCGACACGCTCGAGCGCCTCGAGTCGATCGTCTGA
- a CDS encoding DUF7344 domain-containing protein, giving the protein MSVSKLDEEELEPEELNRDEVFEMLSNQRRRWVLHYLKQQNEDRVDLRSLVDSVSSWEYETPADELPWKKRKRVYTSLRQSHLPRLDESGVIEYDRNRGEVALTNEARKLQLYLEYVPEDDIPWSHCYLGLSGVSAAITALAWYPVYPIGELSAVALGALVTAMFGLSAVVHTYHSRRNRIGHQGPPKR; this is encoded by the coding sequence ATGAGTGTCAGCAAGCTAGACGAGGAGGAGCTCGAGCCGGAGGAACTGAATCGAGACGAGGTCTTCGAGATGTTGAGCAACCAGCGCCGGCGCTGGGTGTTGCACTACCTGAAACAACAGAACGAGGACCGTGTCGACCTCCGATCGCTCGTCGACTCGGTGTCGTCCTGGGAGTACGAGACGCCTGCAGACGAACTCCCGTGGAAGAAACGCAAGCGCGTGTACACGTCACTGCGCCAGTCACACCTGCCACGGCTCGACGAGTCCGGCGTCATCGAGTACGACCGCAACCGCGGCGAGGTCGCGCTTACCAACGAGGCACGGAAGCTGCAGCTGTACCTCGAGTACGTTCCCGAAGACGACATTCCCTGGAGCCACTGCTATCTCGGTCTATCGGGGGTCAGCGCCGCCATCACGGCGCTGGCGTGGTATCCGGTGTACCCGATCGGGGAGCTCTCGGCCGTCGCGCTCGGCGCGTTGGTCACCGCGATGTTCGGCCTCTCGGCGGTCGTCCACACCTACCACTCGCGGCGGAACCGGATCGGCCACCAGGGGCCGCCGAAACGATGA
- a CDS encoding DUF7575 domain-containing protein, which translates to MTWIRALAAAGLSVLLPGAGHVFIRDWVRGLAFGGIFLASLAIFLPPTDQIMAADSVTGMIGVVTTETDTISQFVVSFIVLFAAIDATFRSMGFPPGSTNGADQDGPSCPECGKPLDEDLTFCHWCTTRLEPAEPEEEEPTNT; encoded by the coding sequence ATGACTTGGATCCGCGCGCTCGCGGCTGCCGGACTCTCCGTCCTCCTTCCCGGCGCGGGCCACGTATTTATCCGTGATTGGGTTCGTGGTCTCGCCTTTGGCGGTATCTTTCTCGCGTCGCTGGCGATCTTCCTCCCGCCGACCGACCAGATCATGGCCGCTGACTCGGTCACCGGAATGATCGGCGTCGTCACGACCGAAACCGACACGATAAGTCAGTTTGTCGTCTCGTTTATCGTCCTCTTCGCCGCGATCGACGCGACGTTTCGCTCGATGGGGTTCCCGCCGGGCTCGACCAACGGCGCCGATCAGGATGGCCCGAGCTGTCCCGAGTGTGGGAAACCGCTCGACGAGGACCTCACGTTCTGTCACTGGTGTACGACTCGACTCGAACCGGCCGAGCCCGAAGAAGAGGAACCGACGAACACGTGA